The Deltaproteobacteria bacterium genomic interval CGAGGCACTCGTCCTGGAAGCAGCGCTCGCTGGCGAGGCAGTCGCTGTCCTGCAGGCAGCGCGGGGGCGGCAGGGGATCGTCGCAGGTCGGCGCGTCGAGGGCGGTGAACCAGTAGTCCACGCCGTTGAGCTCGATGTCCGCGTCCACCAGCGACCCGGTGATCCGGCTGAAGGTGGTGGTGGTCACGGCGATGACCCCCCGGGGGTGCTCCCAGCAGTCATAGGCCGAGCCGCAGCACTCGCCGCCGGTGTCGAGGCAGGACCAGCAGGGGTCCGAGGCCGGGACCACCTCGCGACAGAGGGCCTCGCGCCAGACGATCAGGTTCTGGTTGTCGGGATCCGCCACCCGGAAGCCGACGTCGGTGTGGGAGGTCAGGCCGCGGTATTCGAAGGCGAAGTCGCTGCAGGCCGCGCCGGTCCACTGCCCCACCCCGCGCTCGACGGCGTCGAAGTCGCTGCCGTCGCCCAGGTCGTCGCTGCCCGCCTGGTTCACGTGGATGGGCACCGTGCGCAGGCCCCAGTAGAGGCAGGGGCCGCCGGGGGCGGTGCGGGTGCGGACGCAGGCCTCCGCGGGCGCGGGGAGCGCCGTCAGGACCAGGGCGGCCAGGGCGAGGGCTAGGGCGACGAGGGCTCTCATGCCCGGGCCCCCGGGGTCTTCAGGGAGAGGCCGAGCGCGAGCACGAGCGCGAGCGCGAGCGTGGGCGGCGCCCCCTGGTTGGACGTGGCGCAGCCCGTCTCCTCCTCCGGCAGACAGCTCTCCGGGAGGGTGAGCGCGGCGAAGTGGGTGCGCTCCTTGCCGTTCGCGCCCCGCAGGGTGACGTCCCAGCTGCGGCCCGGGGAGGTGGTGAGCGGATCGAGGCCGGAGGGTCCGATCGCCTCCCCGGTCTCGCTCTCGCTCAGCAGGACCTCGGGCTCGGGCTCGCCGGGCGCCGGCTCGACTCGCAGCGTCAGCGCACAGCCCTCGACGATCACCGTGGCGTGGGGAGGCGCGCCGGTGCCCGGTCCGTAGAGCGCGCGCAGGCCGGCGAGGTCGTCGGCGGCCGGGCGGCGGCGGGAGGTGTCGCCGGGGCTGGCCGCGGGGAAGAGGGCCGCCTCCCGGATCGAGGCCGGAGCGTCGGCGCAGCGGATCGGCCCCGGTCCGTCGCAGGCGTGCTCGAGGCCCAGGAGGTGCCCGACCTCGTGGGTCACCACCGACCAGAGATCCAGGGCGTCGGCCGCCGGAGTCTCGTCCGCCCAGTTGAATTCCACGGCGTTCAGGCCGAGGTCCGCCTCGAGCAGCTGGCTCGTTCCGGCGGCGCTCAGGTGGAGGGTCGCCCCGGCGGTGGTGCGGGCGTCCCCCAGCTCGGGCGGCCAGCCGACCGCCTCGAGCACCACCGCCGAGCTCTCCCCATCGCCGCTGACGAAGGCCTCGTCGATCGGACCCTCGTAGCGCAGGGCCACCGGCGAGTCGGGCGGCGCCATCCAGGCCTCGAAGCCGCGGCGCAGGAGGCGCAGCCGCTCCTCGCACCGGCGCTCGGTCGGGCCGAGGCGGTAGGGCACGGGGAAGCTCGCCCAGCGCAGGGGCTCCCCGCCGGGCCCGGCGTAGTGCTCGTAGGCCCGGGCGGCGGAGGGCGGACCGAGGGTCAGCAGCGCCCCGCCGAGCGCGAGGATGGCCCGCGCGCACCTCATGGCCGGCCGCCCTCCCCGATCTCGGCCTCGAGCAGCCGGGGCAGCTCGGCGAGGGTCAGGCGCAGCTCGCCGACCTCCGCCCGCGGCTCGCCCGGACGGGTGGCCAGCCGGACGGCGTCCGGCTCGAGCACGGCCTCGGCCCCGGCGCCCTCGCCCCGCAGCCGCCAGATCGAGGCGCCCAGGAGGGTGAGGTCGAGGCGCGCCCGCGCGCCGCCGGGCCGGGGCCGCAGGAAGAGGAGGAGGCGGTCTCCCGCCTCGACCCGGGGCACGGCCCCCACCCGCTGGCCCAGCTCGCCCAGATCTCCGCCGGGCAGCACGATCTCCAGCTCGGCGGGGGCGGCCTCCCCGGCGCCGCGGAAGAAGGTGGTGGGCGCGAGCCGCACCAGGGTCAGGATCTTCCGCCCCTGATCCACCGAGACCGCCCGGGCCTCGAGGACCTCGCCGGTGCACACCACGCTCGCCTCCGCCGCCGCGCGGCGCACCACCTCCTGGAGGCCCACCGGGCTGGAGGTGTCCGCGCCCACGGGGAGCGCCGGCAGTAGGGCCAGGGCGAGGGCCGCCAGGTGGAGTCGCGCGGAGAGCATCCCCTGCACCATAGCAATGGGCGGGGGGCGTGCGGGACGGTGGATTTGCCGGGGGAGGAGGTGCTAATTGCGGCCACCATGTCCGGAAAGCCCCGCCTCCGCTTCGCCCCCTCCCCGACCGGCTACCTCCACCTCGGCGGTGCCCGGACGGCCCTCTTCAACTGGCTGATCGCCCGCAAGCTCGGCGGCACCTTCGTGCTGCGGATCGAGGACACCGATCAGGCCCGCTCCACCGAGGAGTCGACGGCCGCGATCTTCGACGGCCTGCGCTACCTCGGCCTCGACTGGGACGAGGGTCCCCTGAAGGGGGGCGACTACGGCCCCTACGTGCAGACCGAGCGCAAGGCGCTCTACCGCGAGCACGCCGAGCGCCTGATCGCCGGGGGCAAGGCCTACCGGTGCCGCTGCAGCCAGGCCGAGCTCGACCTCCTGCGCGAGGCCGCGGCCGAGGCGAACGTGCAGTTCCGCTACCCGGGCACCTGCCGGGACCAGGCGGTGTCGGAGGACGAGGACTACGTGGTGCGCATCAAGATGCCCGAGCTGGGCAGCACCACCTTCGAGGACCTGGTCCGGGGCCGGATCACCACGCCCCACGAAACCCTCCAGGACGAGGTCATCCTCCGCAAGGACGGCGTCCCCCTCTACAACTTCGGCTGCGTCGTGGACGACGCCACCATGGAGATCGACGTGGTGGCCCGCGGCGACGACCACATCAACAACACCGCCCGGCAGATCCTGATGTACCAGGCCCTGGGCTACGAGCCGCCGAAGTTCGCCCACCTGCCGATGATCCTGGGCGACGACAAGAAGCGCCTCTCCAAGCGCCACGGCGCGGTGAGCGTCAGCGTGTACCGGGATCTGGGCTACCTGCCCCACGCCATGGTGAACTACCTGGTGCGCCTGGGCTGGTCCCTCGACGACAAGACCGAGGTCTTCAGCCTCGAGGACCTCCTCGAGCACTTCGACTTCTCCCGGGTCTCCAAGTCGGCGGCGGTCTTCAACCCCGAGAAGCTCACCTGGCTCAACCAGCACTGGATCAAGGAGAGCGAACCTTCGGCCCTGGCCCCGGAGATCGTGGAGCGCCTCGCCGGCCTCGGCTTCGAGGCCAGCGCCGACGAGAAGCTGCTGGCGATCATCGCCGCCCTGCAGCCGCGGGTGGGCACCCTGCAGGAGATGGCCGAGAGCGCGACCGTCTACTACCGCTCCGGCGTCGAGAGCTGGGACGAGAAGGCGGTGAAGAAGTTCCTCGACCCGAAGTTCAGGCCCCAGCTCCAGGCGGCCCGCGACCAGCTCGCCGGCCTCGACCCCTACGACGCCGAGGCCATGGAGGAGTGGGCCCGCGGCTACGCCGAGGCCAACGCGCTGGGCCTGGGCAAGGTGGCCCAGCCCCTCCGGGTGGCCCTGGTGGGCGGCACGGCCTCGCCGGGCATCTTCGAGACCATCGCCATGGTGGGCCGCGACGAGGCCCTGGCCCGGATCGACACCGCCCTGGGGATGATGGACG includes:
- the gltX gene encoding glutamate--tRNA ligase, with the translated sequence MSGKPRLRFAPSPTGYLHLGGARTALFNWLIARKLGGTFVLRIEDTDQARSTEESTAAIFDGLRYLGLDWDEGPLKGGDYGPYVQTERKALYREHAERLIAGGKAYRCRCSQAELDLLREAAAEANVQFRYPGTCRDQAVSEDEDYVVRIKMPELGSTTFEDLVRGRITTPHETLQDEVILRKDGVPLYNFGCVVDDATMEIDVVARGDDHINNTARQILMYQALGYEPPKFAHLPMILGDDKKRLSKRHGAVSVSVYRDLGYLPHAMVNYLVRLGWSLDDKTEVFSLEDLLEHFDFSRVSKSAAVFNPEKLTWLNQHWIKESEPSALAPEIVERLAGLGFEASADEKLLAIIAALQPRVGTLQEMAESATVYYRSGVESWDEKAVKKFLDPKFRPQLQAARDQLAGLDPYDAEAMEEWARGYAEANALGLGKVAQPLRVALVGGTASPGIFETIAMVGRDEALARIDTALGMMDAAGEA